ACAGTTGAAGTCCGCAGGTCAGAAGGTCACCAGGGCGCCACAAAGAGTTGCATCGATCACATCCAAAGCCAGCCGCGTCGCCTACCGATACACCAGCTCGACGGTTCGAGATGTCAGGAAGGCCGACCTGCGGTTTCATGCCAACCCGGCGGAGTTGGCACAAGCGGTTACAGCTTCCGTGCAGGCAACGATCAGCGACATCGCCGGGACCGCAGCGGCCCAGGTCGGAAGGGCCACCGCCGCTGCCGGCGACAAGACCGCCGGCATCACCCAGAGCACCACAACCGGAATCGGAAGAGCCACCGACAAGGCCCGCGCCACGACCACCGAGATCGGAAACGCTTTGGGTATAGCCACTGCCGGTGTTCTGGAGCACGGCCGGATCTTCCGAGAAAAGTGCCAGGGGTCCTTCGAGCCGCTCCGGACCGGCGCGAAGACAGCCGGAGACAACACTGACGAGTGGGCACGAGCAGCAGCGGCAGGAGCCTGGGGAGCTCTTCTGAACCTTCAGGCGGCTGTTCCAACGTTCAACGATCTCTCACCATTGCTCAAGACGAAGTTCGCGTTGGCGGGCATGCACGGTGCTTGGAGACCGGTCCATCTAGCGAGTTCCTTCTACGAGTCGAGCATTCCATTCCCCATCAGGAATCTTGGGGAGGACGCGGTGCTCGCCTTCATCGACGGGAAGCATGCCAGCCATATCAAAGCAGTTAGCAATATGCCTGGAAGGATGATGAACAATGCCAACATCGTTTGGGAGGCCGCCCGTGACAACCTGGCCCGCGGCAGTGCCGACATGACCCCCCTCGAACTCGCGAAGGCCAACACGCTGAACGCCCTCCATGCCACCGGGATCGTCGCAACTGAGGCGCTCCAGACCGCAGCGGTCGCAGGATGCATCGGCATGGCGCTTGAAGGCGTGGTCAGCGTTACCGAGAACCTCATTTACGTCTACAAGGACGAAATGACGTACCGACAGGCAGGTCGAAGGGTGCTGAAAGCCATGGTGAATAAAGGTAAGTGGGCTGCGATCGGCGGCGCCGGTATGACGGTCGTAGTTGCCCTAGGAGCCGGCCCCGCCCTTGCGACAGCCGCACCGGTTCTCGTTACGGTCGGAGGGGTTGTGTACGTTGTAACGGCTTACAGCCGGATCACGACGGCACTGGAGTCGACCGAGGAGGAGACGGCTTCCGTGCCTCATGTCGAGTATCGCGCTCTCGGCACCGCCTGATCGTCACGGCAGTTATCGTGCCCTTAGTCGGGTGGTAGCCCGTTTGCCCGTGAGGAGGTATTGATGCCGCTCGCTCATATTCACTTCATGTATGACCTCGTGGAGGGCGACCTTCAGGAGGCGAAGCGCAAGCTTGCGGATGAGGTGGCTGACAGCATCGCCCGCAATGTGGTTCACCATCACCAGGGCTCGCCCAAGGACCTGGTCACGGTCGTCTTCCATGACATCGGCGCGGACGACTGG
This bacterium DNA region includes the following protein-coding sequences:
- a CDS encoding tautomerase family protein, with protein sequence MPLAHIHFMYDLVEGDLQEAKRKLADEVADSIARNVVHHHQGSPKDLVTVVFHDIGADDWAVGGTLFSDRNP